The bacterium genome window below encodes:
- a CDS encoding putative zinc-binding metallopeptidase, whose amino-acid sequence MPRAAAWEKCTNQELLEWRICDLGLELEGSGLEAPIERLYRELEARNLRLKPHCWLSEEWFSPDGVPGIAIPFYLAHPRLKRLERSQILEVEGGTHAECLRLLRHEAGHAIQHAFRLHRRKRWREFFGSTTQPYPDYYRPNPGSRRYVVHLPNWYAQSHPDEDFAETFAVWLTPGSRWRRKYQGWPALRKLRYVDQLMHELAGEKPPVRSTAKPDPVHRIKTTLGDHYRAKRQRYSALASRAYDQDLFRLFTPIEESSARSPSAAAFLRSHRTEIRRMVARSTGKHELSLDVVLGEMIARSRELKLRAVGPKRQLIVDFSILLAARSVEFLYRGRDWHAL is encoded by the coding sequence ATGCCGCGCGCCGCCGCCTGGGAGAAGTGTACGAACCAAGAGCTCCTCGAGTGGCGGATCTGCGACCTCGGCCTCGAGCTCGAGGGCAGCGGACTCGAGGCGCCGATCGAACGGCTCTATCGGGAGCTCGAGGCGCGCAACCTCCGACTGAAGCCCCACTGCTGGCTCTCGGAGGAGTGGTTCTCCCCGGACGGCGTCCCCGGGATCGCCATTCCTTTCTATCTGGCCCACCCGCGCCTCAAGCGTCTCGAGCGCTCCCAGATCCTCGAGGTCGAAGGAGGCACCCACGCCGAGTGCCTGCGACTCCTTCGCCACGAAGCGGGCCACGCCATCCAGCACGCCTTTCGACTCCACCGGCGAAAGCGCTGGCGCGAGTTCTTCGGCTCGACCACGCAGCCCTACCCCGACTACTACCGCCCCAACCCGGGCAGCCGACGCTACGTCGTCCACCTGCCGAACTGGTACGCCCAGAGTCACCCGGACGAGGACTTCGCCGAGACCTTCGCGGTCTGGCTGACGCCGGGATCCCGCTGGCGCCGCAAGTACCAGGGCTGGCCGGCGCTCCGAAAGCTCCGCTACGTCGACCAGCTGATGCACGAGCTCGCCGGCGAGAAGCCGCCGGTCCGCTCGACGGCGAAGCCCGATCCGGTCCACCGGATCAAGACGACGCTCGGAGACCACTACCGCGCCAAGCGACAGCGCTACAGCGCCCTCGCCAGTCGCGCCTACGATCAGGACCTGTTCCGGCTGTTCACGCCGATCGAGGAGAGCAGCGCGCGGTCGCCCTCGGCCGCGGCCTTCCTCCGCAGCCACCGGACCGAGATCCGCCGGATGGTCGCTCGCTCGACGGGCAAGCACGAGCTCTCCCTCGACGTCGTCCTCGGCGAGATGATCGCGCGATCGCGGGAGCTCAAGCTCCGGGCCGTCGGTCCGAAGCGCCAGCTGATCGTCGACTTCTCGATCCTGCTCGCCGCACGCAGCGTCGAGTTCCTCTACCGCGGAAGGGACTGGCACGCGCTATGA
- a CDS encoding ATP-grasp domain-containing protein, giving the protein MTDDKKRAAKNAGSKPGSKAAYKGPERRRKTRRKKLRVLALMHEDLVPPEDVSTLSESEFHRIKTESDILDALAKLGHEARPLGVRDAVLPIRHAVEDWEPDIVFNLLDEFQGEAIYDQHVVAFLELLRVPYTGNNPRGLVLARDKALSKKVAMYHRITVPRFFTVRRNRSVRRPKRMEFPLIVKSLVEEASMGISKASIVRDQEALETRVAFMHDRIGTDAIVEQFIPGREIYVGVLGNERLIALPPRELIVDELEPGEDLIATESLKHNIHYQKKHGVRIQGAKKLPDGVASSLERVSKRIYRMLSLEGYARIDYRLSEDGKLYFLEANPNPELANYEELAHAAAKAGISYENLIQRILSLGLRR; this is encoded by the coding sequence ATGACGGACGACAAGAAACGCGCCGCAAAGAACGCCGGCTCCAAACCGGGCTCGAAGGCCGCGTACAAGGGCCCCGAACGGCGACGCAAGACGCGGCGCAAGAAGCTCCGCGTCCTCGCGCTCATGCACGAGGACCTGGTCCCGCCCGAGGACGTCTCCACGCTGAGCGAGTCCGAGTTCCACCGCATCAAGACCGAGAGCGACATCCTCGACGCGCTCGCGAAGCTCGGCCACGAGGCCCGTCCCCTCGGCGTTCGCGACGCCGTTCTCCCGATTCGTCACGCAGTCGAAGACTGGGAGCCGGACATCGTCTTCAACCTCCTCGACGAGTTCCAGGGGGAAGCGATCTACGATCAGCACGTCGTCGCCTTCCTCGAGCTCCTGCGGGTGCCCTACACCGGCAACAATCCCCGGGGTCTCGTCCTCGCCCGGGACAAGGCGCTCTCGAAGAAGGTCGCCATGTACCACCGGATCACGGTGCCCCGCTTCTTCACCGTGCGCCGGAACCGGAGCGTGCGTCGACCGAAGCGGATGGAGTTCCCGCTGATCGTGAAATCCCTGGTCGAGGAGGCTTCGATGGGGATCTCGAAGGCCTCGATCGTGCGCGACCAGGAAGCCCTCGAGACCCGCGTCGCCTTCATGCACGACCGCATCGGCACCGATGCGATCGTCGAGCAGTTCATCCCGGGTCGCGAGATCTACGTCGGCGTCCTCGGGAACGAGCGGCTGATCGCCCTCCCCCCGCGCGAGCTGATCGTCGACGAGCTCGAGCCCGGCGAGGACCTGATCGCGACCGAGAGTCTGAAGCACAACATCCATTACCAGAAGAAGCACGGCGTACGGATCCAGGGGGCGAAGAAGCTCCCGGACGGCGTCGCGTCGAGCCTCGAACGCGTCAGCAAGCGCATCTATCGCATGCTTTCTCTCGAGGGCTACGCGCGGATCGACTACCGCCTCTCGGAGGACGGCAAGCTCTACTTCCTCGAGGCGAATCCCAACCCGGAGCTCGCCAACTACGAGGAGCTGGCCCACGCAGCCGCGAAGGCCGGCATCTCCTACGAGAATCTGATCCAACGGATCCTGAGCCTCGGGTTGCGGCGCTAG
- a CDS encoding PGPGW domain-containing protein: MMQAAALLAGLSIVTFLGSLIAVPWLLARLPADYFVAEKREPALLRDAHPVLRPLLLVLKNLVGGAFVLGGIAMLVLPGQGILTILLGVSLLDFPGKYVLERRVFRRPVVHRAINWLRDRAGKEPMVVPDGHADEGVDHE, translated from the coding sequence ATGATGCAGGCCGCCGCCCTTCTCGCGGGCTTGTCGATCGTCACGTTCCTCGGCAGCCTGATCGCCGTCCCCTGGCTACTCGCGCGATTGCCCGCCGACTACTTCGTCGCGGAGAAGCGCGAGCCGGCCCTCTTGCGCGACGCGCACCCGGTCCTGCGACCGCTCCTCCTCGTCCTGAAGAACCTGGTCGGCGGGGCCTTCGTGCTCGGGGGGATCGCCATGCTCGTGCTGCCGGGACAGGGCATCCTGACGATCCTGCTCGGGGTGTCCCTGCTCGACTTTCCCGGAAAATACGTCCTCGAGCGTCGCGTCTTCCGACGCCCGGTGGTCCACCGCGCCATCAACTGGCTCCGTGACCGCGCCGGCAAGGAGCCGATGGTGGTGCCGGACGGGCACGCCGACGAAGGCGTGGATCACGAGTGA
- a CDS encoding pyridoxamine 5'-phosphate oxidase family protein, giving the protein MAEFFEVLTDEHQRFIARQHVFFVATATADGRINLSPKGGPSVVPLGPDRLLWQNLTGSGNETAAHLLEQNRITLMWTSFEGPPLILRVYGRARAIHPDDPEWDDCVSRIPATVGARQYFEVAVESVQTSCGYQTPLMDYREDRKALDKWAEKKGEDGIRTYWAEWNAVSIDGLPTR; this is encoded by the coding sequence ATGGCCGAGTTCTTCGAAGTCCTGACCGACGAACACCAGCGCTTCATCGCGCGCCAGCACGTCTTCTTCGTGGCGACCGCGACCGCCGACGGTCGCATCAACCTCTCGCCCAAGGGCGGCCCGTCGGTCGTTCCGCTCGGACCGGATCGTCTGCTCTGGCAGAACCTGACCGGCAGCGGGAACGAGACCGCGGCCCACCTCCTCGAGCAGAATCGCATCACCCTGATGTGGACTTCCTTCGAGGGGCCGCCGCTGATCCTGCGCGTCTACGGCCGGGCGCGGGCGATCCATCCCGACGATCCGGAGTGGGACGACTGCGTCTCGAGGATCCCGGCCACGGTCGGCGCACGGCAGTATTTCGAGGTGGCCGTCGAGTCCGTCCAGACGAGCTGCGGCTACCAGACGCCGCTGATGGACTACCGCGAAGACCGGAAGGCCCTCGACAAGTGGGCCGAGAAGAAGGGCGAGGACGGGATCCGCACCTACTGGGCCGAATGGAACGCCGTGAGCATCGACGGCCTGCCGACCCGATAG
- the metG gene encoding methionine--tRNA ligase, with amino-acid sequence MDRRRILVTSALPYVNAGIHLGYMVEALQTDFWVRFQRLRGHDVRYFCADDTHGAATMLRAEREGRAPEALLDEMKADHVRDLNAFGVVHDHYSSTHTPANEALVGEIWAALRAADCVEEREVTQLYDPEAGMFLADRFVLGGCPRCGAADQYGDNCAECGATYEPTELVNPRSAISGAVPEERSHAHLFVRLEPFHDFLAEWTQTPGRMPQETANWLKGTFLSDALRDWDISRPAPYFGFEIPDAPGNYFYVWLDAPIGYIATTKEWCDENGESLDDWWRNPDCEIHHFIGKDIAYFHTLFWPAMLKTAGFQLPESVHVHGFLTVNGEKMSKRTGTAVLARTYLDHLSPEYLRYYYASKLSPKVDDIDLNLEEFVQKVNADLVGKVVNLASRTARFVKGEPLPAYPAARDGGLFKAGARAGDEIAAAYEARDTNKAMRLIMALADRANEFVEGQAPWTLKKDESKRSELVEVCAIALNLFRQITVYLAPVLPRFADESAKLLGIAAETVWADAATPVEGNEVGKFKHLMERAEGEKVEAMLEASRAGWEASEAEAAVAAGGGEALDGEPLAGEITIDDFAKVDLRVAEIVEAKSVPKANKLLELTLSLGGGERRTVFAGIKKAYEPEQLVGRLTVVVANLAPRKMKFGVSEGMVLAAGPGDGDLFILSPDAGAKPGQRIR; translated from the coding sequence TTGGATCGACGAAGGATCCTGGTCACGAGCGCGCTGCCCTACGTCAATGCGGGGATCCACCTCGGCTACATGGTCGAGGCGCTGCAGACGGATTTCTGGGTGCGCTTCCAGCGGCTGCGCGGCCACGACGTCCGCTATTTCTGCGCCGACGACACCCACGGCGCGGCCACCATGTTGCGGGCCGAGCGGGAAGGGCGGGCGCCCGAGGCGCTCCTCGACGAGATGAAGGCGGACCACGTCCGTGATCTCAACGCGTTCGGCGTAGTCCACGACCACTACAGCAGCACCCATACCCCGGCGAACGAGGCCCTGGTCGGCGAGATCTGGGCGGCGCTGCGGGCGGCCGACTGCGTCGAGGAGCGCGAGGTCACCCAGCTCTACGATCCCGAGGCCGGGATGTTCCTCGCGGATCGTTTCGTGCTCGGTGGTTGCCCGCGCTGTGGGGCCGCCGACCAGTATGGGGACAACTGCGCCGAATGCGGCGCGACCTACGAGCCGACGGAGCTGGTGAATCCGCGCAGCGCCATCAGCGGGGCCGTCCCCGAGGAGCGCTCCCATGCGCATCTCTTCGTGCGGCTCGAGCCCTTCCACGACTTCCTGGCCGAGTGGACCCAGACGCCGGGCCGCATGCCGCAGGAGACCGCCAACTGGCTGAAGGGCACGTTCCTGTCCGACGCGCTGCGGGACTGGGACATCTCGCGGCCGGCGCCGTATTTCGGATTCGAGATTCCGGATGCGCCGGGCAACTACTTCTACGTCTGGCTGGACGCGCCGATCGGCTACATCGCCACCACGAAGGAGTGGTGCGACGAGAACGGCGAGTCCCTCGACGACTGGTGGCGCAACCCCGACTGCGAGATCCACCACTTCATCGGCAAGGACATCGCCTACTTCCACACGCTCTTCTGGCCGGCGATGCTGAAGACCGCGGGCTTCCAGCTGCCCGAGTCGGTGCACGTCCACGGATTCCTGACCGTGAACGGGGAGAAGATGTCGAAGCGGACGGGGACGGCCGTCCTCGCGCGGACCTACCTCGATCACCTCTCGCCGGAGTACCTCCGCTACTACTACGCGAGCAAACTCTCGCCGAAGGTCGACGACATCGACCTGAATCTGGAGGAGTTCGTCCAGAAGGTGAACGCCGACCTCGTGGGGAAGGTCGTGAACCTCGCGAGCCGGACGGCGCGCTTCGTGAAGGGGGAGCCGCTTCCGGCGTATCCGGCGGCGCGCGACGGAGGTCTCTTCAAAGCGGGCGCGCGGGCCGGCGACGAGATCGCGGCGGCCTACGAGGCGAGGGACACGAACAAGGCCATGCGACTGATCATGGCCCTCGCGGATCGGGCGAACGAATTCGTCGAGGGGCAGGCGCCCTGGACCCTCAAGAAGGACGAGAGCAAGCGGTCCGAGCTCGTCGAGGTCTGCGCCATCGCGCTCAACCTCTTCCGTCAGATCACGGTCTATCTCGCGCCGGTCCTGCCGCGATTCGCCGACGAGTCGGCGAAGCTGCTCGGGATCGCGGCGGAGACGGTCTGGGCCGATGCGGCGACGCCGGTCGAAGGGAACGAAGTCGGCAAGTTCAAGCACCTTATGGAGCGCGCCGAGGGCGAGAAGGTCGAGGCGATGCTCGAGGCGAGTCGCGCGGGCTGGGAAGCCTCCGAGGCCGAGGCGGCGGTTGCCGCAGGCGGGGGCGAGGCCCTCGACGGCGAGCCCCTCGCGGGCGAGATCACGATCGACGACTTCGCGAAGGTCGACCTCCGCGTGGCGGAGATCGTCGAGGCGAAATCCGTTCCGAAGGCGAACAAGCTCCTCGAGCTGACCCTCTCTCTCGGGGGAGGCGAACGGCGCACCGTCTTCGCCGGGATCAAGAAGGCCTACGAGCCCGAGCAGCTCGTCGGTCGATTGACCGTCGTCGTCGCGAACCTCGCGCCTCGCAAGATGAAGTTCGGCGTGAGCGAGGGGATGGTGCTCGCCGCCGGTCCCGGGGACGGGGATCTCTTCATCCTATCGCCGGACGCGGGCGCGAAGCCGGGCCAGCGAATCCGCTAG
- a CDS encoding urate hydroxylase PuuD: MDLITTGSGIEVLLRWMHVFAGVVWIGVLYYFNFIQTPFFGSELGGTAKSAMTRGLVPNALWWFRWGAMFTFLSGWTIVAYRWGHLGIPLTDGYMTKILTGGLMGTFMWFNVWFVIWPAQQVVIANAEQVAGGGEPIPEAAARAKVAGMASRTNTLFSIPMLFFMISAANLPGFLSGMNDLTYWLVGGGLIVAVEVNALAGTDATQKPLTSVSGTIHFGLVLWLALVVVGYLLNS; this comes from the coding sequence ATGGATCTCATCACGACCGGAAGCGGGATCGAAGTCCTCCTCCGCTGGATGCATGTGTTCGCAGGTGTCGTCTGGATCGGCGTCCTCTACTACTTCAACTTCATCCAGACCCCGTTCTTCGGCTCGGAGCTCGGTGGCACCGCGAAGAGCGCGATGACCCGCGGCCTCGTCCCGAACGCCCTGTGGTGGTTCCGCTGGGGCGCGATGTTCACGTTTCTCTCCGGCTGGACGATCGTCGCCTACCGCTGGGGTCACCTCGGGATCCCGCTGACCGACGGCTACATGACGAAGATCCTCACCGGCGGACTCATGGGCACGTTCATGTGGTTCAACGTCTGGTTCGTGATCTGGCCGGCGCAGCAGGTGGTCATCGCCAACGCGGAGCAGGTCGCCGGCGGCGGGGAACCGATCCCGGAAGCAGCCGCCCGCGCCAAGGTCGCCGGAATGGCGTCGCGCACGAACACCCTCTTCTCCATCCCGATGCTCTTCTTCATGATCTCGGCGGCGAACCTGCCGGGCTTCCTGTCGGGCATGAACGATCTGACCTACTGGCTGGTCGGCGGCGGGCTGATCGTCGCGGTCGAGGTCAACGCCCTCGCCGGGACCGACGCGACGCAGAAGCCGCTCACGAGCGTCTCGGGCACGATCCACTTCGGACTCGTCCTCTGGCTCGCGCTCGTCGTCGTGGGCTACCTGCTGAACAGCTAG